The following are from one region of the Paraglaciecola sp. L1A13 genome:
- the secF gene encoding protein translocase subunit SecF, with translation MQLLNMKNTVGFMSLRVPAAIFSALLVIGSLVSLGVNQLNWGLDFTGGTQIEMRYEGVANLDAIRADLTQAGFNEPIVQNYGSSQDVLIRIAPIEGVKNVDIGDSVVNALQAAVPGTEKRGIAFVGPNIGDELAEQGGLAMLVSLLCILVYVAMRFEWRFALGSVIALAHDVIVTLGLFSILNLEFDLTVLAAVLAVIGYSLNDTIVVSDRIRENFRKIRNADTEEIINISLTQTLNRTIITSMTTVLVLMSLFFLGGATIHGFATALLFGVIIGTYSSIYVASLVALWLGVSREDLMPTEIEKEGADQDSML, from the coding sequence ATGCAATTGTTAAATATGAAAAACACAGTTGGCTTTATGTCGTTACGCGTTCCTGCGGCGATATTTTCAGCCTTACTGGTAATTGGTTCGTTAGTCTCTCTGGGCGTTAATCAGCTTAATTGGGGACTTGATTTCACAGGTGGTACACAAATCGAAATGCGCTATGAAGGCGTTGCAAATTTAGATGCCATTCGTGCTGATTTAACCCAAGCAGGCTTCAATGAACCCATTGTTCAAAACTACGGCAGTAGTCAAGACGTACTTATTCGTATTGCGCCAATTGAAGGCGTGAAAAATGTGGATATAGGTGACAGTGTCGTCAATGCACTGCAGGCTGCGGTCCCGGGTACCGAAAAACGTGGTATAGCGTTTGTCGGACCGAATATTGGTGACGAACTTGCTGAGCAGGGTGGGTTGGCAATGTTGGTTTCGTTACTTTGTATCTTGGTTTATGTAGCCATGCGCTTTGAATGGCGCTTTGCGCTAGGCTCCGTTATTGCATTAGCCCATGACGTTATCGTCACGTTAGGTCTATTCTCAATTTTAAATCTAGAATTCGATTTAACGGTTTTAGCGGCTGTACTCGCGGTTATCGGTTATTCATTAAACGATACCATAGTGGTCTCTGACAGGATCCGTGAAAACTTCCGTAAAATACGCAATGCTGATACCGAAGAAATTATTAATATTTCTTTAACGCAAACATTGAATCGAACGATTATTACGTCAATGACGACTGTATTGGTCTTAATGTCATTATTCTTCTTGGGCGGAGCAACGATTCATGGTTTTGCAACTGCCTTGTTGTTTGGAGTCATTATCGGGACTTACTCTTCAATTTATGTCGCCAGCTTAGTGGCACTTTGGTTAGGTGTAAGCCGTGAAGACTTGATGCCAACTGAGATTGAAAAAGAAGGTGCTGACCAAGATTCAATGTTGTAA
- the suhB gene encoding inositol-1-monophosphatase, with product MHPMLNIAVRAARSAGNVIARGFENQSELMVEAKGSNDFVTRIDKEAEQAIIHKIQQSYPDHCFVGEEGGVVEGSESDYKWIIDPLDGTTNFIKGIPHFAVSIALMHKGRLDQSVVFDPIRGELFTASKGAGAQLNGFRIRSSKAKELGQTILATALPYKNKESLPTYLESFRKIFFQAGDIRRCGSAALDLAYVAAGRYDGYWESGLKPWNIAAGELLVRESGGLVTDFKGGNDPIQKGEIVAGSAKVVQTLVKHLKG from the coding sequence ATGCATCCTATGCTGAATATAGCAGTGCGCGCGGCGCGTTCTGCGGGCAATGTCATTGCTCGTGGTTTTGAAAATCAATCTGAATTGATGGTTGAAGCCAAAGGCAGTAACGATTTTGTTACGCGAATTGACAAAGAAGCCGAGCAAGCAATTATTCACAAAATTCAGCAATCTTACCCAGATCACTGTTTTGTGGGTGAAGAAGGTGGCGTAGTCGAAGGTAGCGAAAGTGACTATAAATGGATCATTGACCCACTAGATGGCACCACCAATTTTATCAAAGGCATCCCCCACTTTGCTGTATCAATAGCACTTATGCACAAAGGTCGCTTAGATCAATCGGTAGTATTCGATCCTATCCGTGGTGAGTTGTTCACTGCAAGCAAAGGCGCAGGCGCACAACTTAATGGTTTCCGCATTCGCTCAAGCAAAGCCAAAGAATTAGGTCAAACCATTTTAGCTACAGCGTTACCTTATAAGAACAAAGAATCGTTACCAACATACTTAGAAAGCTTCCGTAAGATATTCTTCCAAGCTGGCGATATTCGTCGCTGCGGTTCGGCCGCCCTTGATTTAGCCTATGTTGCTGCTGGTCGTTATGACGGTTACTGGGAAAGCGGTTTAAAGCCTTGGAATATCGCTGCTGGTGAATTGCTGGTGCGTGAATCTGGCGGATTAGTCACCGACTTTAAAGGTGGCAACGACCCGATACAGAAGGGTGAAATTGTTGCTGGAAGTGCAAAGGTGGTACAGACCTTGGTTAAACACCTAAAAGGTTAA
- a CDS encoding VOC family protein, giving the protein MFNRIHHVAIICSDYERSKHFYTDILGLKIIAENYRAQRESYKLDLALPDGGQIELFSFPGAPSRPSRPEAQGLRHLAFVVDSVEECVAKLTGKGVDVERIRIDEYTGKAFVFFADPDGLPLELYQA; this is encoded by the coding sequence ATGTTTAACCGAATACACCACGTTGCGATAATTTGTTCAGACTATGAACGTTCGAAGCATTTTTACACTGACATTTTGGGATTAAAAATTATTGCTGAGAATTATCGGGCACAACGTGAATCTTACAAGTTAGATTTAGCGCTACCTGATGGTGGGCAAATTGAACTGTTTTCCTTTCCTGGTGCGCCATCTCGTCCTAGTCGACCTGAAGCTCAAGGGTTGCGTCATTTAGCGTTTGTTGTCGACAGCGTTGAAGAGTGTGTTGCTAAGTTAACTGGCAAAGGGGTTGATGTTGAGCGGATTAGAATCGATGAATATACAGGTAAAGCATTTGTTTTTTTCGCTGATCCCGATGGATTACCGTTGGAATTATATCAAGCATAA
- the trmJ gene encoding tRNA (cytosine(32)/uridine(32)-2'-O)-methyltransferase TrmJ, with protein sequence MLENIKIVLVNTSHTGNIGSAARAMKTMGLSQLILVDPVSPPDGKSSALAAGAGDVLANAKIVSSVAEAVAGCGLVVGTSARSRTLSWPMLEPRGCGEKLVAEVPNYPVALVFGRENNGLSNDELQQCHFHVCIPANPEYSSLNLAAAVQTLCYEIRMAHLDQTRREQVQEEYPLAEDLEGFYSHLEQTLYKTNFIIPQHPGMVMTKLRRLFNRARPETQELNILRGILASIEKTSKDNK encoded by the coding sequence ATGCTTGAAAATATTAAAATCGTTTTGGTTAACACATCACATACTGGCAATATTGGCTCGGCCGCTCGGGCCATGAAAACGATGGGCTTGAGTCAATTGATTTTGGTTGATCCTGTTTCGCCTCCCGATGGTAAGTCCAGTGCACTCGCTGCTGGGGCTGGGGATGTTTTAGCTAATGCAAAAATTGTATCGAGTGTTGCTGAAGCGGTTGCGGGTTGTGGCTTAGTGGTGGGTACGAGTGCTCGTTCCCGTACGTTGTCTTGGCCCATGCTTGAACCCAGAGGGTGCGGCGAAAAGCTTGTGGCAGAAGTACCAAATTATCCAGTTGCGTTAGTATTTGGACGTGAGAACAATGGATTAAGTAATGATGAGTTACAGCAGTGCCATTTTCACGTATGTATTCCCGCTAACCCCGAGTACAGTTCGTTAAACTTAGCTGCTGCGGTTCAAACATTATGTTACGAAATTCGTATGGCGCATTTAGATCAAACTCGTCGCGAACAGGTTCAGGAAGAATACCCATTGGCAGAGGATCTTGAGGGTTTTTATAGCCATTTGGAACAAACCCTTTATAAAACGAATTTCATCATTCCCCAACATCCGGGTATGGTCATGACTAAATTACGCCGTTTATTCAATCGAGCTCGCCCAGAAACGCAAGAGCTGAATATATTACGCGGCATTTTGGCTTCCATTGAAAAGACCAGCAAAGACAATAAATAA
- the cysE gene encoding serine O-acetyltransferase, with protein sequence MFERIKEDIQSVFHRDPAARNRFEIITNYPGLHAIWIHRLSHRLWKANWKWLARSLSTFSRWATGIEIHPGAKLGRRFFIDHGMGVVIGETAEIGDDVTLYHGVTLGGTAWTPGKRHPTLEDNVVIGAGAKILGPITMHKGVKVGSNSVVVKDAPAGATVVGIPGRIVMPATKTEQNGHRAKIARKYGFDAYAVSTENPDPVANAIGLMLDHVHLIDTKVEEMCKEINSMGGNVCGKSLPTLEIDSFDEHLTPAEKETARASFDPQI encoded by the coding sequence ATGTTCGAACGCATTAAAGAAGATATTCAAAGTGTATTTCATCGCGATCCGGCGGCGCGCAACCGTTTTGAAATCATTACTAATTATCCTGGTCTCCATGCGATTTGGATCCATCGTCTAAGTCATCGTCTGTGGAAAGCAAATTGGAAGTGGCTAGCTCGCAGTTTATCTACTTTCTCACGCTGGGCTACTGGGATTGAAATTCATCCTGGTGCAAAGTTAGGTAGACGGTTTTTCATTGATCATGGCATGGGTGTTGTGATTGGCGAAACGGCTGAAATAGGCGATGACGTCACGCTATATCATGGTGTTACCTTAGGTGGAACTGCCTGGACACCGGGTAAACGCCACCCAACCTTAGAAGATAATGTAGTTATCGGGGCAGGCGCTAAGATCCTTGGCCCTATCACTATGCACAAAGGTGTGAAGGTGGGTTCAAACTCTGTAGTTGTCAAAGATGCTCCTGCAGGCGCTACAGTAGTGGGGATCCCTGGACGCATCGTTATGCCAGCAACGAAGACTGAACAGAATGGACATCGCGCAAAAATTGCCCGTAAATATGGCTTCGATGCTTATGCAGTATCTACTGAGAACCCTGATCCGGTAGCCAATGCCATCGGACTGATGCTGGATCATGTACATCTTATTGATACGAAAGTTGAAGAAATGTGCAAAGAAATAAACAGTATGGGTGGAAATGTATGTGGTAAATCATTACCCACGCTCGAAATTGATAGCTTTGATGAGCATTTAACACCCGCTGAAAAGGAAACAGCAAGAGCATCCTTCGACCCGCAAATTTAG
- the iscR gene encoding Fe-S cluster assembly transcriptional regulator IscR, which translates to MKLTSKGRYAVTAMLDVALHSQRGPVSLADISERQEISLSYLEQLFSRLRREKLVDSVRGPGGGYKLGRVPSEIPIGEVIRAVDESVDATRCQGQSDCQGGERCLTHSLWQDLSERISTFLDGITLGELMAQHDVKLVANRQDKTKHLNYIASHEIEVSLQ; encoded by the coding sequence ATGAAATTAACTTCTAAAGGTCGTTACGCTGTTACAGCAATGTTGGATGTAGCGTTACATTCGCAGCGCGGTCCCGTGTCGTTAGCTGATATATCTGAACGCCAAGAAATATCGTTATCTTATTTAGAGCAACTTTTTTCACGCCTTCGCCGAGAGAAATTAGTGGACAGTGTTCGCGGCCCTGGCGGCGGATACAAACTTGGACGTGTACCAAGCGAAATCCCTATCGGTGAAGTGATAAGAGCAGTAGATGAGTCTGTAGACGCGACTCGTTGCCAAGGACAGTCCGATTGCCAAGGTGGTGAACGCTGTCTGACTCACAGTTTGTGGCAAGATCTGAGTGAGCGTATCAGTACTTTTCTTGATGGCATCACCTTAGGTGAACTCATGGCACAGCATGACGTGAAATTAGTCGCAAACAGACAAGATAAAACGAAACATCTTAATTATATTGCCAGCCACGAAATTGAAGTGAGCTTGCAATAA